Proteins co-encoded in one Kutzneria chonburiensis genomic window:
- a CDS encoding ATP-binding protein has translation MGEQPMPDPDGAADLAGFIDLLGQLRAWAGMPSYRLLAKRVGSQMQGAVPLSTVVDVFKAERRRLDLDLVVAVVRALGADEPTVRRWRTACVRVHGEAKTGGTAGVLGQLPTDLVTFTGRRQELTRLIEAATRPRDDEGANTVVISAIEGMAGVGKTQLAIRAAHQLVRSGHFRDVQLHVNLRGFDAELPAADPSAILEAFLRQLGVPVRQIPATRDERAAMFRDRLRDRHALILLDNAADEDQVRDLIPASPTCLVLITSRRSLTALDNAAPHPLDVFTESESLDLLARIAGAERVAAEPAAAADIAEYCGHLPLAVSLAAARLRSRPAWTLRHLADKLRDGRLNAIHSGGRGLRPAFHLSYEELAEPLRRIFRLLGHHPGPDTTPAQLAALADITTDEAEDALEQLQDEHLVTQPTIGRYELHDLLRLLAVELAAAEPEPDPAAPLTRLATWCVATGYAAAVAINTPNLTGRAPETASFADYDEALTWFDRERNTLAAVQRAAAEAGLHDHVWQLAEARKHFFVLRRHLDEFRTAQQLAVAAARAAGDRRTQAAMIGALGGVYWMTGQLDESEDCCRQARRLHQELGDVRGEAAVLISHGVVHNQRGNHEGSVDLITQALDLLDGPDTLKLRAMALVNRAVVDKYGPGRRPRAVSELREALAIFRQCEDRHNEAFALGNIADFLLMDADLDTALTLYGEQRELGRQLGDAYIEAEALRGTGDVHAATDHTADARQAWSEALALYEQIDHPKAAEARQRLSRPDSEVYGFVRER, from the coding sequence GTGGGCGAGCAGCCGATGCCGGATCCGGACGGGGCGGCGGATCTGGCCGGGTTCATCGATCTGCTCGGGCAGCTGCGGGCGTGGGCGGGGATGCCCTCGTACCGGTTGCTGGCCAAGCGGGTGGGGTCACAAATGCAAGGGGCGGTGCCGCTCTCGACGGTGGTGGACGTGTTCAAGGCCGAGCGTCGCCGTCTTGATCTGGATCTGGTGGTCGCCGTGGTGCGGGCGCTCGGTGCGGACGAGCCGACGGTGCGGCGCTGGCGCACGGCGTGCGTCCGAGTGCACGGAGAGGCGAAAACCGGTGGCACGGCGGGGGTACTGGGTCAACTGCCCACCGACCTGGTCACGTTCACCGGCCGCCGGCAGGAACTCACGCGGCTGATCGAGGCGGCGACCCGGCCCCGTGACGACGAGGGCGCGAACACGGTGGTGATCTCGGCGATCGAAGGGATGGCCGGGGTCGGCAAGACCCAGCTCGCCATCCGCGCGGCCCACCAGCTGGTCCGCTCGGGCCACTTCCGGGATGTCCAGCTGCACGTGAACCTGCGCGGCTTCGACGCAGAGCTGCCGGCCGCCGACCCGTCCGCGATCCTCGAGGCCTTCCTGCGCCAGCTTGGCGTTCCGGTCCGGCAGATCCCCGCCACCCGCGACGAGCGGGCGGCCATGTTCCGCGACCGGCTGCGCGACCGGCACGCCCTGATCCTGCTGGACAACGCCGCCGACGAGGACCAGGTCCGCGATCTCATCCCGGCCAGCCCCACCTGCCTGGTCCTCATCACCAGCCGCCGCAGCCTCACCGCGCTCGACAACGCCGCCCCGCATCCGCTCGACGTCTTCACCGAGTCCGAGTCGCTCGACCTCCTCGCCCGGATCGCCGGCGCCGAGCGCGTGGCGGCCGAACCGGCCGCCGCGGCCGACATCGCCGAATACTGCGGCCACCTGCCGCTGGCCGTCTCACTGGCCGCCGCGCGCCTGCGCTCCCGACCCGCCTGGACGTTGCGGCATCTCGCCGACAAGCTGCGCGACGGACGCCTGAACGCCATCCACTCCGGCGGTCGCGGCCTGCGCCCGGCCTTCCATCTCTCCTACGAGGAACTCGCCGAGCCACTGCGCCGGATCTTCCGGCTGCTCGGGCACCACCCCGGCCCCGACACCACGCCGGCCCAGCTCGCCGCCCTGGCCGACATCACCACCGACGAGGCCGAGGATGCCCTGGAACAACTCCAGGACGAGCACCTCGTCACGCAGCCCACGATCGGCCGCTACGAACTCCACGACCTGCTTCGCCTGCTGGCCGTCGAGCTGGCCGCGGCCGAGCCGGAGCCGGATCCCGCCGCCCCGCTGACCCGGCTCGCCACGTGGTGCGTGGCCACCGGATACGCCGCCGCCGTGGCCATCAACACCCCGAACCTCACCGGCCGTGCCCCCGAAACGGCGTCCTTCGCGGACTACGACGAGGCCCTGACCTGGTTCGACCGAGAGCGCAACACCCTCGCCGCGGTCCAGCGGGCCGCCGCGGAAGCCGGTCTGCACGATCACGTGTGGCAGCTCGCCGAAGCCCGGAAGCACTTCTTCGTCCTGCGCCGCCATCTCGACGAATTCCGGACGGCCCAACAGCTCGCCGTGGCCGCCGCGCGGGCGGCCGGCGACCGCAGGACGCAGGCCGCGATGATCGGCGCGCTGGGCGGCGTGTACTGGATGACGGGACAGCTCGACGAATCGGAGGACTGCTGCCGGCAGGCTCGCCGTCTCCATCAGGAACTCGGCGACGTGCGCGGCGAGGCGGCGGTGCTGATTTCCCATGGCGTCGTGCACAATCAGCGGGGAAACCACGAGGGCAGCGTCGACCTGATCACGCAGGCCCTCGACCTGCTCGACGGTCCGGACACGCTCAAGCTGCGCGCGATGGCGCTGGTGAACCGTGCGGTGGTGGACAAATACGGCCCGGGCCGCCGTCCACGCGCCGTCAGCGAGCTGCGCGAAGCCCTGGCGATCTTCCGGCAGTGCGAGGACCGCCACAACGAAGCCTTCGCCCTGGGCAATATCGCCGACTTCCTCCTGATGGACGCCGATCTCGACACGGCACTGACCCTCTACGGCGAACAGCGGGAGCTCGGCCGGCAGCTCGGCGACGCCTACATCGAGGCGGAGGCGCTGCGCGGCACCGGCGACGTCCACGCCGCGACGGACCACACCGCCGACGCCCGCCAGGCCTGGTCCGAGGCCCTCGCCCTGTACGAGCAGATCGACCACCCCAAGGCCGCCGAGGCCCGACAACGCCTCAGCCGGCCCGATTCCGAGGTGTACGGGTTCGTACGGGAAAGGTGA
- a CDS encoding DUF5317 family protein: MSLLVFCLPILTGLAAGYLAGGRLRHLTALRLRAWWLPWTAAAIQLAQYRLAGLRHLLQDEAHLPMLVPVFALMCLWIMLNLPRRSRPLQVSGLTVLAGAVLNGIAIAGNGRMPYSRAAAVLAGQRPGDFDSGPKNVPAVDSTHLAWLGDIIPVPPLHAVASIGDLFLLAGITLLLAFGMRPALDG; this comes from the coding sequence ATGTCCTTGCTCGTCTTCTGTCTGCCGATACTGACCGGCCTGGCCGCCGGCTACCTTGCCGGCGGCCGGCTGCGTCATCTGACCGCACTGCGCCTGCGCGCTTGGTGGCTGCCGTGGACCGCCGCCGCGATCCAGCTCGCCCAGTACCGCCTGGCGGGCCTGCGGCACCTGCTTCAGGACGAGGCGCATCTTCCGATGCTCGTACCGGTCTTCGCGCTGATGTGCCTGTGGATCATGCTCAACCTGCCCCGCCGCTCTCGCCCCCTCCAGGTGTCCGGGCTGACCGTGCTGGCCGGCGCGGTGCTCAACGGCATCGCGATCGCCGGCAACGGCCGCATGCCCTACTCCCGCGCCGCGGCCGTCCTCGCCGGGCAGCGACCCGGAGACTTCGACAGTGGCCCGAAGAACGTGCCTGCTGTCGATTCGACGCACCTGGCCTGGCTCGGCGACATCATTCCGGTCCCGCCCCTGCACGCCGTGGCCAGCATCGGCGATTTGTTCCTGTTGGCCGGCATCACCCTGCTCCTCGCCTTCGGCATGCGGCCGGCCCTTGACGGGTGA
- a CDS encoding sugar ABC transporter substrate-binding protein: protein MKRKSLSVIVAAGLSAALALGGCARASQDSAGAPGEITMWTHSAGNPGELAVYKQIIADFNASQHQYKIVQQNFPQGSYNDAITAAAAAHKLPCLLDMDGPVMPNWAWAGYLQPLGLPDSLINSLLPTTVGRYRNTVYSAGYWDAALSIFARKSVLDKNNIRIPTVDKPWTLDEFDAAVTTLKANGYATPLDLGAADTGEWWSYAYSPMLQSAGGDLINRGTMKSADGALNGPDAVRFFTWFQQAFKDKWVDNAGPVGNQRFIDNKVALSYTGVWNAKDALAAVGGDLLILPPVDFGKGPKIGGGSWQWGISAGCPNADGARAYLKFSFQDKYLTAFADSQVVIPSTASAAAASKYFSDTGALHQFTVLSRKFALARPATPGYPVISSTFEKAAKDIMNGAAVKSTLDTAAQAIDTDIKSQNNYGF, encoded by the coding sequence GTGAAGCGCAAGTCTCTCTCGGTCATAGTAGCGGCGGGCCTGTCCGCGGCGCTCGCGCTCGGCGGCTGCGCCCGCGCGAGCCAGGACTCGGCCGGCGCCCCCGGCGAGATCACGATGTGGACGCACTCGGCCGGCAATCCCGGCGAACTGGCGGTGTACAAGCAGATCATCGCCGACTTCAACGCGTCCCAGCACCAGTACAAGATCGTCCAGCAGAACTTCCCGCAGGGCTCCTACAACGACGCGATCACCGCGGCCGCCGCCGCGCACAAGCTGCCCTGCCTGCTGGACATGGACGGCCCGGTGATGCCGAACTGGGCCTGGGCCGGCTACCTCCAGCCGCTCGGCCTGCCGGACAGCCTGATCAACTCCCTGCTGCCCACCACGGTCGGCCGCTACCGCAACACCGTCTACTCGGCCGGCTACTGGGACGCGGCGTTGTCGATCTTCGCCCGGAAATCGGTGCTGGACAAGAACAACATCCGGATCCCCACCGTGGACAAGCCCTGGACGCTCGACGAGTTCGACGCGGCCGTGACGACGCTGAAGGCCAACGGCTACGCCACACCACTTGACCTGGGGGCCGCCGACACGGGGGAGTGGTGGTCGTACGCCTACTCGCCGATGCTGCAGAGCGCCGGCGGCGACCTGATCAACCGCGGCACCATGAAGTCCGCCGACGGCGCGCTGAACGGCCCGGACGCCGTGCGGTTCTTCACCTGGTTCCAGCAGGCGTTCAAGGACAAGTGGGTGGACAACGCCGGCCCGGTCGGCAACCAGCGCTTCATCGACAACAAGGTCGCGCTGAGCTACACCGGCGTGTGGAACGCCAAGGACGCGCTGGCCGCGGTCGGCGGCGACCTGCTGATCCTGCCGCCGGTGGACTTCGGCAAGGGCCCGAAGATCGGCGGCGGTTCCTGGCAGTGGGGCATCTCGGCCGGCTGCCCGAACGCCGACGGGGCCCGCGCGTACCTGAAGTTCAGCTTCCAGGACAAGTATCTCACCGCCTTCGCCGACAGCCAGGTGGTCATCCCGAGCACGGCGAGCGCCGCGGCGGCGTCGAAGTACTTCAGCGACACCGGCGCCCTGCACCAGTTCACGGTGCTGTCGCGGAAGTTCGCCCTGGCCCGGCCGGCCACGCCCGGTTACCCGGTGATCTCCTCGACCTTCGAGAAGGCGGCCAAGGACATCATGAACGGCGCCGCCGTGAAGTCCACATTGGACACCGCAGCGCAGGCGATCGACACCGACATCAAGTCGCAGAACAACTACGGCTTCTAG
- a CDS encoding glycoside hydrolase family 32 protein, which translates to MSSKTSKPRLALAVAVAVVATGVFGPVAPASAATTYRAQYHFTVPDHWKNDPQRPVYVNGKYNYYYLYDADYPTQVGTAWRLATSADGVAFADQGIAAPKKTNANYDLWSGSTVVDTGNTAGFGAGAVVQLVTQMDHPTNGSGPQAQFLWYSIDGGRTFRPYGDTPVIPNGGRGAFRDPKIVRDTARGRWVAAITEGDRIGFFTSPDLKTWTQRSDFVTTYGTLECPDLFQIRADDGTMHWVLGLSANGMSAGMPNTYAYWTGSFDGARFTPDSATPQWLDQGFDWYAGVTWEDPAAPLDRRYGMAWMNNWAYADTTPTWASDGFNGTDSIVRQITLKHYADGYALASQPTPALASHASSVTNLGTIQVDNGLVPLAYHGTAYELDTDVSWTRLDNIGLQLRASADGTRHADVGIYHDYSYLNRRQTGEPDTTGGRGESHAPWSPAKTSAHLRILVDRTTIEVFVDDGRYVHSSEVFADPSDTGINLYTSGGSGTFANTTVTEFQNLAQRPAELVSGFEGAAYDLGWTTTGSFAGTRPSVEQVPGMVGNAVLDTSSDPATGTITSPTFTLDRNHVHFLVAGGRHPHGKPGETSINLVVNGTVVRTATGDDTGVLKPVDWDVSQFQGKSAQVRVIDQATGKWGHLVVDQLLLSD; encoded by the coding sequence ATGAGCTCAAAGACGAGCAAGCCTCGGTTAGCGCTCGCGGTTGCGGTGGCGGTGGTAGCCACCGGGGTGTTCGGTCCCGTGGCCCCGGCGTCGGCGGCGACCACGTATCGCGCGCAGTACCACTTCACGGTGCCCGACCACTGGAAGAACGATCCCCAGCGGCCGGTGTACGTCAACGGGAAGTACAACTACTACTACCTCTACGACGCCGACTACCCGACGCAGGTCGGCACCGCCTGGCGGCTCGCGACGAGCGCCGACGGTGTCGCCTTTGCCGACCAAGGCATTGCCGCGCCGAAGAAGACGAACGCCAACTACGACCTCTGGTCCGGCTCCACGGTCGTGGACACCGGGAACACGGCCGGTTTCGGCGCCGGCGCGGTGGTGCAGCTGGTCACGCAGATGGATCATCCGACCAACGGCTCCGGGCCGCAGGCGCAATTCCTGTGGTACTCCATCGACGGCGGCCGGACGTTCCGTCCCTACGGCGACACGCCGGTGATCCCCAACGGCGGCCGCGGCGCCTTCCGGGACCCGAAGATCGTCCGGGACACCGCCCGCGGCCGGTGGGTCGCGGCGATCACCGAGGGCGACCGGATCGGCTTCTTCACCTCGCCCGACCTGAAGACGTGGACGCAGCGGTCGGACTTCGTGACCACCTACGGCACGCTGGAATGCCCGGATCTGTTCCAGATCCGCGCCGACGACGGCACCATGCACTGGGTGCTGGGCCTGAGCGCCAACGGGATGTCGGCCGGGATGCCCAACACGTACGCGTACTGGACCGGGTCCTTCGACGGGGCGAGGTTCACCCCCGACTCGGCCACACCGCAATGGCTGGACCAGGGCTTCGACTGGTACGCCGGAGTCACGTGGGAGGACCCGGCCGCGCCGCTGGACCGGCGGTACGGGATGGCCTGGATGAACAACTGGGCGTACGCGGACACCACGCCGACCTGGGCCTCGGACGGCTTCAACGGCACCGACTCGATCGTCCGCCAGATCACGCTGAAGCACTACGCGGACGGGTATGCGCTGGCGTCTCAGCCGACACCCGCGCTGGCGTCCCACGCCTCCTCCGTGACCAACCTCGGCACCATCCAGGTCGACAACGGCCTGGTGCCGCTGGCCTACCACGGCACCGCCTACGAGCTGGACACCGACGTCAGCTGGACCCGGCTGGACAACATCGGGTTGCAGCTGCGGGCGTCGGCCGACGGCACACGTCACGCGGATGTGGGGATATATCACGACTACAGCTACCTGAACCGCCGGCAGACCGGCGAGCCCGACACCACCGGCGGCCGAGGCGAGAGCCACGCGCCGTGGAGTCCGGCCAAGACCAGCGCGCACCTGCGGATCCTGGTCGACCGCACGACGATCGAGGTCTTCGTGGACGACGGGCGGTACGTGCACTCCAGCGAGGTGTTCGCCGACCCGTCCGACACCGGCATCAACCTCTACACCAGCGGCGGCAGCGGCACCTTCGCCAACACCACGGTCACCGAGTTCCAGAACCTGGCCCAGCGTCCGGCCGAGCTGGTCTCCGGCTTCGAAGGCGCGGCCTACGACCTGGGCTGGACGACCACCGGCAGCTTCGCCGGCACCAGGCCGTCGGTCGAGCAGGTGCCCGGCATGGTCGGCAACGCGGTGTTGGACACGTCCAGCGACCCGGCCACCGGCACGATCACCTCGCCGACGTTCACCCTGGACCGAAACCACGTGCACTTCCTGGTCGCGGGCGGACGCCATCCACACGGGAAGCCCGGTGAGACCTCGATCAACCTGGTCGTCAACGGCACCGTGGTGCGGACGGCGACCGGCGACGACACCGGGGTGCTCAAACCCGTCGACTGGGACGTCAGCCAATTCCAGGGGAAGAGCGCCCAGGTGCGGGTGATCGACCAGGCGACCGGCAAGTGGGGCCACCTCGTGGTCGACCAGCTGCTGCTGAGCGACTGA
- a CDS encoding LacI family DNA-binding transcriptional regulator: MGRVRMSDVAARAGVSTATVSMVLSGVNTARISPQTQQRVREAAEAVGYEPNSVARSLRTQQTRLVGLVSDTIATTPFAGRMLAGANDVAREHGRLVILVDTEGDVGAERQALQALSGQQVDAMIYACMWHRVVEVPADLPEDAVLLDCAPATANRAAVVPDERAGGMAAVRELVAAGHRRIAYLDAEERFDLVASRLRREGYLQVLAEAGIEPDPFLHARAEPVAGGGRAAARRLLDLPAGRRPTAMFCFNDRMAMGAYAAAHQRGLSVPDDLSVVGYDDQQLVAAELDPPLTTVALPHYEMGRWAMEVALGLREADPAAPHLMPCPIVRRASVGPPPAQFGD, encoded by the coding sequence ATGGGTCGAGTCCGGATGTCCGATGTGGCGGCCCGCGCCGGGGTGTCGACGGCGACGGTGTCGATGGTGCTCAGTGGCGTCAACACCGCGCGCATCTCACCGCAGACCCAGCAGCGGGTGCGCGAGGCGGCCGAGGCGGTCGGCTACGAGCCGAACTCGGTGGCCCGCAGTCTGCGCACCCAGCAGACCCGGCTGGTCGGCCTGGTCTCGGACACGATCGCGACCACGCCGTTCGCCGGGCGGATGCTGGCCGGGGCCAACGACGTGGCCCGCGAACACGGGCGGCTGGTGATCCTGGTCGACACCGAGGGCGACGTCGGCGCGGAGCGGCAGGCGCTGCAAGCCCTGAGCGGACAGCAGGTCGACGCCATGATCTACGCGTGCATGTGGCACCGCGTGGTCGAGGTGCCGGCCGATCTGCCCGAGGACGCCGTCCTGCTCGACTGCGCGCCGGCCACGGCGAACCGGGCCGCGGTCGTGCCCGACGAACGGGCCGGCGGGATGGCGGCGGTACGCGAACTGGTGGCGGCCGGGCACCGCCGGATCGCCTACCTGGACGCCGAGGAGCGGTTCGACCTCGTCGCCTCGCGGCTGCGGCGCGAGGGGTATCTCCAGGTCCTGGCCGAGGCCGGGATCGAGCCGGATCCCTTCCTGCACGCCAGGGCCGAACCGGTGGCCGGCGGCGGGCGGGCGGCGGCCCGGCGGCTGCTGGACCTGCCGGCGGGCCGCCGGCCGACGGCGATGTTCTGCTTCAACGACCGCATGGCGATGGGCGCCTACGCGGCCGCGCACCAGCGCGGCCTTTCGGTGCCCGATGACCTGTCCGTCGTCGGCTACGACGACCAGCAGCTGGTCGCGGCCGAGCTCGACCCGCCGCTGACCACGGTCGCACTCCCGCACTACGAGATGGGCCGCTGGGCGATGGAGGTCGCCCTCGGACTGCGCGAGGCCGACCCGGCGGCCCCGCATCTCATGCCTTGCCCGATCGTGCGACGGGCCTCGGTCGGCCCGCCGCCGGCCCAGTTTGGCGACTGA
- a CDS encoding carbohydrate ABC transporter permease, with translation MAVPDPVLRRRRRVWTYLVLVGLAVFFLFPLVFMIVSSLKPDGQILSDLGGWRAFLPLGDISLRNYAGVFDRVPVGRFLLNSVLVTVAIVGAGLVINSMAGFAISRLRWTGRGVVLSVVIATLIVPFETIAVPMVYWVSQLPTLVLQHGRVEYDFGWLDSYQVQIIPFIANGFSIFLFAQYFSTIPTAIDEAARIDGAGWLTIYRRIAVPLSGPAFATVAILTFLPAWNQYLWPSMVVQDENLRPVMVGLQYFFQDNTAWGEVMAYTSMITLPVLVVFLAFQRAFVSSVAASGVKG, from the coding sequence ATGGCCGTGCCTGACCCGGTGCTGCGCCGCCGCCGGCGGGTCTGGACCTATCTCGTGCTGGTCGGACTGGCCGTGTTCTTCCTGTTCCCCCTGGTGTTCATGATCGTCTCCAGCCTGAAGCCGGACGGGCAGATCCTGTCCGACCTCGGCGGCTGGCGGGCGTTCCTGCCGCTGGGCGACATCAGCCTGCGCAACTACGCCGGGGTGTTCGACCGGGTCCCGGTCGGGCGGTTCCTGCTCAACTCGGTGCTCGTCACGGTGGCGATCGTCGGCGCCGGGCTGGTGATCAACTCGATGGCCGGGTTCGCGATCTCCCGGCTGCGCTGGACCGGCCGGGGCGTGGTGCTCAGCGTCGTCATCGCCACGCTGATCGTGCCGTTCGAGACCATCGCGGTGCCGATGGTCTACTGGGTCTCGCAGCTGCCGACCCTGGTGTTGCAGCACGGGCGGGTCGAGTACGACTTCGGCTGGCTGGACTCCTACCAGGTGCAGATCATCCCGTTCATCGCCAACGGCTTCTCGATCTTCCTGTTCGCCCAGTACTTCTCGACCATCCCGACCGCCATCGACGAGGCGGCCCGGATCGACGGCGCCGGCTGGCTCACCATCTACCGGCGGATCGCCGTTCCGCTGTCCGGTCCGGCGTTCGCCACCGTGGCCATCCTGACCTTCCTGCCGGCCTGGAACCAGTACCTGTGGCCGAGCATGGTCGTGCAGGACGAGAACCTGCGGCCGGTCATGGTCGGCCTCCAGTACTTCTTCCAGGACAACACCGCCTGGGGCGAGGTCATGGCCTACACCTCGATGATCACGCTGCCGGTGCTCGTGGTGTTCCTGGCCTTCCAGCGCGCGTTCGTCAGCAGTGTCGCCGCCAGCGGCGTGAAGGGATGA
- a CDS encoding carbohydrate ABC transporter permease yields MTAISPSKTRVAAISSPRQRIRVDLRAERRAGWAMVAPAVLLLAAFLIVPVILGFVLSFTNARLVSPEPIAFTGLDNFVRAFTADPTFVRSLLNTFCFAVVVVPVQAGFGLALALLVNQKIRGAVAFRVIFFIPVVTSIVVVSILWKFMYQPDGLVNSFINSITLGAWQGTAWLNNPSTALAAIIVLSIWQAVGFHMLIWLSGLQTIPGELYEAARIDGAGPWRQFRDVTWPCLRPTRVFVLITITIAALGLFVQIDVMTQGGPVDATSTLVYHAVRMGYHQQQIGYGSALSLVFFVLVLVIALVQRFLTRDKDSSHGRA; encoded by the coding sequence ATGACGGCGATCTCCCCGTCGAAAACCCGCGTGGCCGCGATTTCCTCTCCACGCCAACGGATCCGCGTCGACCTGCGCGCCGAGCGCCGTGCCGGCTGGGCCATGGTCGCGCCGGCCGTGCTGCTGCTGGCCGCGTTCCTGATCGTCCCGGTGATCCTCGGCTTCGTGCTGTCGTTCACCAACGCCCGGCTGGTCTCACCAGAACCGATCGCCTTCACCGGCCTCGACAACTTCGTCCGGGCCTTCACCGCCGACCCCACCTTCGTCCGCTCGCTGCTGAACACGTTCTGCTTCGCGGTGGTCGTGGTGCCGGTGCAGGCCGGGTTCGGGCTGGCGCTGGCGTTGCTGGTGAACCAGAAGATCCGCGGCGCGGTCGCGTTCCGGGTCATCTTCTTCATCCCGGTGGTGACCTCGATCGTGGTGGTCTCCATCCTGTGGAAGTTCATGTACCAGCCGGACGGGCTGGTCAACTCCTTCATCAACTCGATCACCCTCGGCGCCTGGCAGGGCACCGCCTGGCTGAACAACCCGAGCACGGCGCTGGCCGCGATCATCGTGCTGTCGATCTGGCAGGCGGTCGGCTTCCACATGCTGATCTGGCTGTCGGGCCTGCAGACCATCCCCGGCGAGCTGTACGAGGCGGCGCGGATCGACGGCGCCGGACCGTGGCGGCAGTTCCGCGACGTGACGTGGCCGTGCCTGCGCCCGACCCGGGTCTTCGTGCTGATCACCATCACCATCGCCGCGCTGGGCCTGTTCGTGCAGATCGACGTGATGACCCAGGGCGGCCCGGTGGACGCCACCTCGACGCTGGTCTACCACGCCGTCCGGATGGGCTACCACCAGCAGCAGATCGGCTACGGCTCGGCGCTGTCGCTGGTGTTCTTCGTGCTGGTGCTCGTCATCGCGCTGGTGCAGCGCTTCCTGACCCGAGACAAGGACTCCAGCCATGGCCGTGCCTGA